From Tachypleus tridentatus isolate NWPU-2018 chromosome 8, ASM421037v1, whole genome shotgun sequence, a single genomic window includes:
- the LOC143222857 gene encoding uncharacterized protein LOC143222857 isoform X3 → MKLYICYDDGSAYDEDEKDENCSSSPITMTSEDLLQPGHVVKERWKVVKKIGGGGFGEIYEGLDLVNKELVALKLESAKQAKQVLKMEVAVLKKLQGKDHVCRFIGCGRNDRFNYVVMQLQGRNLAELRRSQPRGAFSLSTTLRLGMQILRAMETIHELGFLHRDIKPSNFAMGHQSQTCRKVYMLDFGLARQYVTASGEVRSPRVAAGFRGTVRYASINAHKNKEMGRHDDLWSLFYMIVEFVNGQLPWRKIKDKEQVGVMKEKYDHQLLLKQLPSDFSQFLDHIVNLDYYQCPDYTMLAGLFERSMKRRGVRNSDPFDWEKNYTDSSMTTTTSPDIISKPTLPENASPGSVKTDHVLVDNINYEDHAENYRQDGYNGTSRVRNMLENQKVHVFVSPSPNNKSVVPDNICHVAIVQPTSSTENNNINDKQIGANVNRDKPLIERMDGEMKEVQNIKSRDAHTVSEEKIEERPSSRSSRSRKDLPKLQIGPIQQHEFISEQPELQRDSIHAHYGEINQQDDGAHNIRVVTTQNEMNKYTPTVNIQITQKTKEEGLQDQQYHSGSRSRCRDSSFTQFAVAEDDNVSALQQVTKGATAAMTLVSKWQVSFDDSEETDNEMEDNVQVTSPELRSIKRDSSGTSLQKKVFSACIENGRSHNKSSSTEERNTGNQLESSKLKTKEKDMVKALENKVSIIQTDQLKQKSEACKPRERKRPVERQLSYQPTDQSQQDSGTCKSLARRRPIQRSHSHPSRFPSDISVEGTYQYVSLGGLPFSGPIPLGLPRVWSCPSFCFHIRSNLQPPLKQQASFDENVYEVDVMRNVVAKQSPDESGHENKGDRRASLPFIHLNSCEEEKGWRAKGMKGKDMSSESDENVKNQSEEFKKHTQKTNNGQNLDGSKNKKDKVVQKLNILPSKGILKKPGLERSISRDSCREENVQNFRNLELDSQTCHKRDIQGNDQEKGQAVKSPVYFDEESFQMQQINRKKVITKEKSNKSSRGKAVNTPSREETKEIAKETFGTLAKENQIPLNSVPQKKISVINLSELPEAFHLLGVKHSDVVNTPVDINRHTSLPDAKNEPEKILGFKQCSVLEAHSYELGQQKVMKDLQPHCSGHKISLFENKENGFHYLCDQVSSGKENIIKSSNQEFITQKRSLGSSQVNQLSHIPVCLLESQKDNNIYSTFESSQTPFQVYQKPQLTVREQRRPKSTTESNVRDGSEKYNNQTCKYVYDEFNNYFSSKHLSESPADITNTSLAYNGASKTGQKNRSSQPYKQETTREEIRHVQNCEVGDKYKSSEQQDIDEKGPVVRRRRETSDDKYVKNETELNLNFQRHRRHRPATICEESCIPVQRGQQSVSESNRQLYEKSSSDSHQSSNKLLQSHVDKMEQLSKTPDVQNAVTRGTTPLPGDPPKITAFHQGDVDISCFHQVTRQ, encoded by the exons GCAAAGATCACGTATGCAGATTCATTGGCTGTGGACGCAATGATCGCTTCAACTATGTAGTGATGCAGCTTCAAGGAAGAAACCTGGCAGAACTTAGACGGAGCCAGCCCCGTGGAGCTTTCAGTTTGAGTACCACCCTTCGTTTGGGTATGCAGATTTTAAGAGCCATGGAAACTATACATGAACTTGGATTTCTTCACAGAGATATTAAGCCT TCTAACTTTGCAATGGGACATCAATCTCAGACATGTCGAAAAGTATACATGCTAGATTTTGGATTGGCTAGACAATACGTAACAGCATCTGGGGAGGTGCGTTCTCCTCGAGTGGCAGCTGGTTTCAGAGGAACTGTTCGATATGCTTCCATCAATGCAcataaaaacaaa GAGATGGGTCGTCATGATGATTTGTGGTCATTATTTTATATGATAGTGGAATTTGTGAATGGACAACTACCTTGGAGAAAAATTAAAGATAAGGAGCAG GTTGGTgtgatgaaagaaaaatatgatcatcagttacttttaaaacaactgcCATCAGATTTTTCTCAGTTTTTGGACCACATAGTGAACCTAGACTACTACCAATGTCCAGATTATACCATGCTGGCTGGACTTTTTGAAAGATCCATGAAACGTAGAGGTGTGAGAAACAGTGATCCGTTTGACTGGGAGAAAAACTATACAGACAGCTCCATGACGACCACCACATCTCCTGATATTATATCCAAACCAACTCTTCCAGA AAATGCCTCACCTGGAAGTGTTAAAACAGATCATGTATTGGTAGACAACATCAATTATGAAGATCATGCTGAGAACTACAGACAAGATGGTTATAATGGTACCAGCAGAGTCAGAAATATGTTAGAAAATCAAAAGGTTCATGTTTTTGTATCTCCTTCTCcaaacaataaaagtgttgttcCTGACAACATTTGTCATGTGGCAATTGTACAACCTACATCAtcaactgaaaacaacaacattaatgaTAAACAAATTGGAGCTAATGTGAACAGGGATAAACCATTAATAGAA AGAATGGATGGTGAAATGAAGGAGgtacaaaacattaaatcaagAGATGCTCATACAGTCAGTGAAGAGAAGATAGAGGAAAGGCCTAGCTCTAGGAGCTCACGATCACGAAAAGACCTCCCCAAGCTGCAGATTGGTCCTATTCAGCAACATGAATTCATCAGTGAGCAACCAGAACTGCAGAGGGACAGCATCCATGCACACTATGGTGAGATCAATCAGCAAGATGATGGAGCCCATAATATTCGAGTTGTAACAACACAGAATGAAATGAACAAATACACTCCAACAGTCAacatccaaataacacaaaagacTAAAGAAGAGGGTCTGCAAGACCAACAATACCATTCAGGTAGCAGATCTCGATGTAGAGATTCTTCCTTCACTCAGTTTGCTGTAGCAGAAGATGACAATGTATCAGCTCTGCAACAGGTCACAAAAGGTGCAACAGCTGCTATGACTCTGGTGTCAAAGTGGCAGGTGTCTTTTGATGACAGTGAAGAAACAGATAATGAAATGGAAGATAATGTTCAAGTAACTTCACCAGAACTTAGGTCTATTAAACGAGATTCTTCAGGTACCTCACTTCAGAAGAAAGTATTCTCAGCCTGTATTGAAAATGGAAGATCACATAATAAAAGTTCCTCTACTGAGGAAAGAAACACTGGCAATCAGTTAGAATCCAGCaaacttaaaacaaaagaaaaagacatGGTGAAagctttagaaaataaagtttcaattatACAAACAGATCAACTAAAACAGAAATCTGAAGCCTGTAAACCAAGAGAAAGAAAGAGACCTGTAGAAAGACAATTATCATACCAACCAACAGACCAGTCACAACAAGATTCTGGTACTTGTAAGTCACTAGCACGAAGAAGACCAATACAGCGTTCTCATTCACACCCTAGTAGGTTTCCTTCAGACATTTCTGTTGAAGGTACGTATCAGTATGTAAGTTTAGGAGGCCTTCCCTTTTCTGGACCAATTCCTCTTGGTCTGCCACGAGTTTGGAGTTGCCCTTCATTTTGTTTCCATATACGTTCTAATCTTCAGCCTCCTCTGAAGCAACAAGCATcatttgatgaaaatgtttatgAAGTAGATGTTATGAGAAATGTAGTTGCTAAACAGTCACCTGATGAAAGTGGTCATGAAAACAAGGGAGACAGAAGAGCTTCACTGCCATTTATTCATCTAAATTCTTGTGAAGAAGAAAAAGGATGGAGAGCAAAAGGAATGAAAGGAAAAGATATGTCTTCAGAATcagatgaaaatgtgaaaaaccaAAGTGAAGAATTTAAAAAGCATACACAGAAAACTAATAATGGGCAAAATCTTGATGgttccaaaaataaaaaagataaagttGTTCAGAAATTAAACATTCTTCCTTCCAAGGGAATTCTTAAGAAACCTGGCCTAGAAAGATCTATTTCTCGAGATAGCTGTAGAGAGGAAAATGTTCAAAACTTCAGAAACTTGGAGCTAGACTCACAAACTTGCCACAAAAGAGATATTCAAGGGAATGATCAAGAAAAAGGGCAAGCAGTAAAGTCTCCTGTTTACTTTGATGAAGAATCCTTTCAAATGCAgcaaattaatagaaaaaaagttataacaaaggaaaaatcaaacaagagctctagaggaaaagcagttaacACTCCATCAAGGGAAGAGACAAAAGAAATTGCTAAGGAGACATTTGGCACACTAGCAAAAGAAAATCAAATCCCACTTAATTCTGTACCACAGAAAAAGATTTCAGTGATAAATCTGAGTGAACTTCCAGAAGCATTCCACTTATTGGGAGTAAAACATTCTGATGTTGTAAATACTCCTGTTGATATAAACAGACACACTTCTCTTCCTGATGCTAAAAATGAACCTGAAAAAATACTTGGCTTCAAGCAGTGTAGTGTTTTAGAAGCACACAGTTATGAACTGGGACAACAAAAAGTGATGAAAGATTTACAGCCACACTGCTCAggacataaaatatctttatttgaaaataaggaAAATGGATTTCATTATTTGTGTGACCAAGTGTCTTCTGgcaaagaaaacattattaaatcaaGTAACCAGGAATTTATAACTCAAAAACGTTCATTGGGGAGTTCCCAAGTAAACCAACTTTCTCATATTCCTGTTTGTCTGCTTGAGTCACAGAAGGATAACAATATTTATTCAACATTTGAAAGTTCTCAAACACCCTTTCAAGTTTATCAAAAACCTCAATTGACTGTCAGAGAACAGAGACGTCCAAAGTCAACGACTGAGAGTAATGTTAGAGATGGAAGTGAGAAGTACAACAATCAGACTTGCAAATATGTATATGATGAATTTAACAACTACTTCTCTTCAAAACATTTATCTGAAAGTCCAGCAGACATAACTAACACCAGTCTAGCATATAATGGAGCCTCAAAAACAGGACAAAAAAACAGGAGTTCCCAGCCTTACAAACAAGAGACAACAAGAGAAGAAATAAGACATGTACAAAATTGTGAAGTTGGTGACAAATACAAGAGTTCTGAACAACAAGATATAGATGAAAAAGGTCCTGTGGTAAGACGCCGCAGAGAGACCTCTGACGACAAgtatgttaaaaatgaaacagaattGAATTTGAACTTCCAACGCCATCGGCGCCATCGTCCTGCCACAATATGTGAAGAATCTTGCATTCCAGTACAAAGAGGGCAACAGTCAGTTTCAGAATCCAACAGGCAACTTTATGAAAAGAGTTCATCAGATAGTCACCAATCCTCAAACAAACTTCTGCAAAGTCATGTAGATAAGATGGAGCAGTTATCTAAAACTCCAGATGTCCAAAATGCTGTTACTAGAGGGACTACACCACTACCAGGAGATCCTCCCAAAATAACTGCATTCCACCAAG GCGATGTGGATATCAGCTGTTTTCACCAAGTGACCCGACAATAA
- the LOC143222857 gene encoding uncharacterized protein LOC143222857 isoform X1 has product MKLYICYDDGSAYDEDEKDENCSSSPITMTSEDLLQPGHVVKERWKVVKKIGGGGFGEIYEGLDLVNKELVALKLESAKQAKQVLKMEVAVLKKLQGKDHVCRFIGCGRNDRFNYVVMQLQGRNLAELRRSQPRGAFSLSTTLRLGMQILRAMETIHELGFLHRDIKPSNFAMGHQSQTCRKVYMLDFGLARQYVTASGEVRSPRVAAGFRGTVRYASINAHKNKEMGRHDDLWSLFYMIVEFVNGQLPWRKIKDKEQVGVMKEKYDHQLLLKQLPSDFSQFLDHIVNLDYYQCPDYTMLAGLFERSMKRRGVRNSDPFDWEKNYTDSSMTTTTSPDIISKPTLPENASPGSVKTDHVLVDNINYEDHAENYRQDGYNGTSRVRNMLENQKVHVFVSPSPNNKSVVPDNICHVAIVQPTSSTENNNINDKQIGANVNRDKPLIERMDGEMKEVQNIKSRDAHTVSEEKIEERPSSRSSRSRKDLPKLQIGPIQQHEFISEQPELQRDSIHAHYGEINQQDDGAHNIRVVTTQNEMNKYTPTVNIQITQKTKEEGLQDQQYHSGSRSRCRDSSFTQFAVAEDDNVSALQQVTKGATAAMTLVSKWQVSFDDSEETDNEMEDNVQVTSPELRSIKRDSSGTSLQKKVFSACIENGRSHNKSSSTEERNTGNQLESSKLKTKEKDMVKALENKVSIIQTDQLKQKSEACKPRERKRPVERQLSYQPTDQSQQDSGTCKSLARRRPIQRSHSHPSRFPSDISVEGTYQYVSLGGLPFSGPIPLGLPRVWSCPSFCFHIRSNLQPPLKQQASFDENVYEVDVMRNVVAKQSPDESGHENKGDRRASLPFIHLNSCEEEKGWRAKGMKGKDMSSESDENVKNQSEEFKKHTQKTNNGQNLDGSKNKKDKVVQKLNILPSKGILKKPGLERSISRDSCREENVQNFRNLELDSQTCHKRDIQGNDQEKGQAVKSPVYFDEESFQMQQINRKKVITKEKSNKSSRGKAVNTPSREETKEIAKETFGTLAKENQIPLNSVPQKKISVINLSELPEAFHLLGVKHSDVVNTPVDINRHTSLPDAKNEPEKILGFKQCSVLEAHSYELGQQKVMKDLQPHCSGHKISLFENKENGFHYLCDQVSSGKENIIKSSNQEFITQKRSLGSSQVNQLSHIPVCLLESQKDNNIYSTFESSQTPFQVYQKPQLTVREQRRPKSTTESNVRDGSEKYNNQTCKYVYDEFNNYFSSKHLSESPADITNTSLAYNGASKTGQKNRSSQPYKQETTREEIRHVQNCEVGDKYKSSEQQDIDEKGPVVRRRRETSDDKYVKNETELNLNFQRHRRHRPATICEESCIPVQRGQQSVSESNRQLYEKSSSDSHQSSNKLLQSHVDKMEQLSKTPDVQNAVTRGTTPLPGDPPKITAFHQGWRCGYQLFSPSDPTITGNNSSQGKSPD; this is encoded by the exons GCAAAGATCACGTATGCAGATTCATTGGCTGTGGACGCAATGATCGCTTCAACTATGTAGTGATGCAGCTTCAAGGAAGAAACCTGGCAGAACTTAGACGGAGCCAGCCCCGTGGAGCTTTCAGTTTGAGTACCACCCTTCGTTTGGGTATGCAGATTTTAAGAGCCATGGAAACTATACATGAACTTGGATTTCTTCACAGAGATATTAAGCCT TCTAACTTTGCAATGGGACATCAATCTCAGACATGTCGAAAAGTATACATGCTAGATTTTGGATTGGCTAGACAATACGTAACAGCATCTGGGGAGGTGCGTTCTCCTCGAGTGGCAGCTGGTTTCAGAGGAACTGTTCGATATGCTTCCATCAATGCAcataaaaacaaa GAGATGGGTCGTCATGATGATTTGTGGTCATTATTTTATATGATAGTGGAATTTGTGAATGGACAACTACCTTGGAGAAAAATTAAAGATAAGGAGCAG GTTGGTgtgatgaaagaaaaatatgatcatcagttacttttaaaacaactgcCATCAGATTTTTCTCAGTTTTTGGACCACATAGTGAACCTAGACTACTACCAATGTCCAGATTATACCATGCTGGCTGGACTTTTTGAAAGATCCATGAAACGTAGAGGTGTGAGAAACAGTGATCCGTTTGACTGGGAGAAAAACTATACAGACAGCTCCATGACGACCACCACATCTCCTGATATTATATCCAAACCAACTCTTCCAGA AAATGCCTCACCTGGAAGTGTTAAAACAGATCATGTATTGGTAGACAACATCAATTATGAAGATCATGCTGAGAACTACAGACAAGATGGTTATAATGGTACCAGCAGAGTCAGAAATATGTTAGAAAATCAAAAGGTTCATGTTTTTGTATCTCCTTCTCcaaacaataaaagtgttgttcCTGACAACATTTGTCATGTGGCAATTGTACAACCTACATCAtcaactgaaaacaacaacattaatgaTAAACAAATTGGAGCTAATGTGAACAGGGATAAACCATTAATAGAA AGAATGGATGGTGAAATGAAGGAGgtacaaaacattaaatcaagAGATGCTCATACAGTCAGTGAAGAGAAGATAGAGGAAAGGCCTAGCTCTAGGAGCTCACGATCACGAAAAGACCTCCCCAAGCTGCAGATTGGTCCTATTCAGCAACATGAATTCATCAGTGAGCAACCAGAACTGCAGAGGGACAGCATCCATGCACACTATGGTGAGATCAATCAGCAAGATGATGGAGCCCATAATATTCGAGTTGTAACAACACAGAATGAAATGAACAAATACACTCCAACAGTCAacatccaaataacacaaaagacTAAAGAAGAGGGTCTGCAAGACCAACAATACCATTCAGGTAGCAGATCTCGATGTAGAGATTCTTCCTTCACTCAGTTTGCTGTAGCAGAAGATGACAATGTATCAGCTCTGCAACAGGTCACAAAAGGTGCAACAGCTGCTATGACTCTGGTGTCAAAGTGGCAGGTGTCTTTTGATGACAGTGAAGAAACAGATAATGAAATGGAAGATAATGTTCAAGTAACTTCACCAGAACTTAGGTCTATTAAACGAGATTCTTCAGGTACCTCACTTCAGAAGAAAGTATTCTCAGCCTGTATTGAAAATGGAAGATCACATAATAAAAGTTCCTCTACTGAGGAAAGAAACACTGGCAATCAGTTAGAATCCAGCaaacttaaaacaaaagaaaaagacatGGTGAAagctttagaaaataaagtttcaattatACAAACAGATCAACTAAAACAGAAATCTGAAGCCTGTAAACCAAGAGAAAGAAAGAGACCTGTAGAAAGACAATTATCATACCAACCAACAGACCAGTCACAACAAGATTCTGGTACTTGTAAGTCACTAGCACGAAGAAGACCAATACAGCGTTCTCATTCACACCCTAGTAGGTTTCCTTCAGACATTTCTGTTGAAGGTACGTATCAGTATGTAAGTTTAGGAGGCCTTCCCTTTTCTGGACCAATTCCTCTTGGTCTGCCACGAGTTTGGAGTTGCCCTTCATTTTGTTTCCATATACGTTCTAATCTTCAGCCTCCTCTGAAGCAACAAGCATcatttgatgaaaatgtttatgAAGTAGATGTTATGAGAAATGTAGTTGCTAAACAGTCACCTGATGAAAGTGGTCATGAAAACAAGGGAGACAGAAGAGCTTCACTGCCATTTATTCATCTAAATTCTTGTGAAGAAGAAAAAGGATGGAGAGCAAAAGGAATGAAAGGAAAAGATATGTCTTCAGAATcagatgaaaatgtgaaaaaccaAAGTGAAGAATTTAAAAAGCATACACAGAAAACTAATAATGGGCAAAATCTTGATGgttccaaaaataaaaaagataaagttGTTCAGAAATTAAACATTCTTCCTTCCAAGGGAATTCTTAAGAAACCTGGCCTAGAAAGATCTATTTCTCGAGATAGCTGTAGAGAGGAAAATGTTCAAAACTTCAGAAACTTGGAGCTAGACTCACAAACTTGCCACAAAAGAGATATTCAAGGGAATGATCAAGAAAAAGGGCAAGCAGTAAAGTCTCCTGTTTACTTTGATGAAGAATCCTTTCAAATGCAgcaaattaatagaaaaaaagttataacaaaggaaaaatcaaacaagagctctagaggaaaagcagttaacACTCCATCAAGGGAAGAGACAAAAGAAATTGCTAAGGAGACATTTGGCACACTAGCAAAAGAAAATCAAATCCCACTTAATTCTGTACCACAGAAAAAGATTTCAGTGATAAATCTGAGTGAACTTCCAGAAGCATTCCACTTATTGGGAGTAAAACATTCTGATGTTGTAAATACTCCTGTTGATATAAACAGACACACTTCTCTTCCTGATGCTAAAAATGAACCTGAAAAAATACTTGGCTTCAAGCAGTGTAGTGTTTTAGAAGCACACAGTTATGAACTGGGACAACAAAAAGTGATGAAAGATTTACAGCCACACTGCTCAggacataaaatatctttatttgaaaataaggaAAATGGATTTCATTATTTGTGTGACCAAGTGTCTTCTGgcaaagaaaacattattaaatcaaGTAACCAGGAATTTATAACTCAAAAACGTTCATTGGGGAGTTCCCAAGTAAACCAACTTTCTCATATTCCTGTTTGTCTGCTTGAGTCACAGAAGGATAACAATATTTATTCAACATTTGAAAGTTCTCAAACACCCTTTCAAGTTTATCAAAAACCTCAATTGACTGTCAGAGAACAGAGACGTCCAAAGTCAACGACTGAGAGTAATGTTAGAGATGGAAGTGAGAAGTACAACAATCAGACTTGCAAATATGTATATGATGAATTTAACAACTACTTCTCTTCAAAACATTTATCTGAAAGTCCAGCAGACATAACTAACACCAGTCTAGCATATAATGGAGCCTCAAAAACAGGACAAAAAAACAGGAGTTCCCAGCCTTACAAACAAGAGACAACAAGAGAAGAAATAAGACATGTACAAAATTGTGAAGTTGGTGACAAATACAAGAGTTCTGAACAACAAGATATAGATGAAAAAGGTCCTGTGGTAAGACGCCGCAGAGAGACCTCTGACGACAAgtatgttaaaaatgaaacagaattGAATTTGAACTTCCAACGCCATCGGCGCCATCGTCCTGCCACAATATGTGAAGAATCTTGCATTCCAGTACAAAGAGGGCAACAGTCAGTTTCAGAATCCAACAGGCAACTTTATGAAAAGAGTTCATCAGATAGTCACCAATCCTCAAACAAACTTCTGCAAAGTCATGTAGATAAGATGGAGCAGTTATCTAAAACTCCAGATGTCCAAAATGCTGTTACTAGAGGGACTACACCACTACCAGGAGATCCTCCCAAAATAACTGCATTCCACCAAGGTTG GCGATGTGGATATCAGCTGTTTTCACCAAGTGACCCGACAATAACTGGGAACAATTCTTCCCAAGGAAAGTCTCCTGACTGA